A region of the Nocardia nova SH22a genome:
GCTGTCCGGGCGCGCCGACGGGATGAGTTACGACCGGCTGGCCCGCGTCGTCCTCGAGGTCGTCCACGAGGCCGGGCGGGCACTGCTGCCCCACCGTTCCCGCTGGCGCTGATTTCGGATCCGCATATGACTGGGCGCTATAGTTCGGCGATGACATCAGGCACCGACCTGCCGACCACCTCGTGGGCCGTACTCGGGATGCTCTCGCACGCGGACGAGCTGTCCGGCTACGACCTGAAGAAGTGGGCGGACTGGAGTCTGCAGTTCTTCTACTGGAGTCCGTCGTTCAGCCAGATCTACGCCGAACTCAAACGCCTGGAGAAGCACGGTTACGTCACCTCGCGCACGGTGACCTCCGAGGACGGTATCCGCGGGAAGCGGATGTACGCGATCACGCCGACCGGCCGGGACGCGGTGGCGCACTGGGTCAATCACTCACCCGTCGAAGCGCCGGTCCTCAAGCACAGCGTGCTGCTGCGTGCATGGCTCGGCCATCTGGCCGAGCCGGACCGCTTACGCGAAATCCTCACCGCGCACATCGATTACGCGGAGAACATGCGCCGCCGCGCCGCCGCCGACGCCGAGGGCTCCGACTCCAATCCGGACTGGGCCTTCCCGAGCGCGGTATTGCGCTGGTGCATCCGCCATTACGAGGCCGAACGACAGCTGGCCGAGGATCTGCTCACCGATCTGGAGGCGCTGAACAAGCGGGGCCGGTTGCCGCGCAATCGCGAATCCCCGCTCGCACCACCGAAATCGAAGTCCCGGTAGCGGATCACACCCGCCGGATGCGCGCCAGCCACGCCGCGGCATCGACGATGCCGTCCGCGGACACATCGAGTCCCGCGAGATTGCCCGCCACCAGCGCGGTGGCCCGGCCACGGTAGCGGGACGGACTCAGATCCTCCAATTCCCATCCCGCACCGAATGATTCGCGGATCAGATCATCGCTGATACGCGGCCCGAAGCCTTCCTCGACATCGGAGAGGGCGAGCACGTGCACCAGGCCACCGGGGCGGCACAGGGCATGCAGTGCACGCACATATCCGGCGCGATCCTCCGGTTCCTCGCGGAAGACGTGGAACAGGGCACTGTCGACGATCGTGTCGAAAACACCGAGTTCGGCGGCAGCGTGCGCGTCCGAGCCCAGCCGGACCGCGTCGGCCACCAGGAATCGCGCGGCGGGCACTCCCTTCGCGGCGGCGTTGCGGCGCGCGTATTCGACCGCACTCGGGGACAGGTCGATGCCCGTCACGTCGTAGCCCAGCGCGGTCAGGGCGATGGTGTGCTCCCCTGCCCCGGCGCCGATATC
Encoded here:
- a CDS encoding PadR family transcriptional regulator, which codes for MTSGTDLPTTSWAVLGMLSHADELSGYDLKKWADWSLQFFYWSPSFSQIYAELKRLEKHGYVTSRTVTSEDGIRGKRMYAITPTGRDAVAHWVNHSPVEAPVLKHSVLLRAWLGHLAEPDRLREILTAHIDYAENMRRRAAADAEGSDSNPDWAFPSAVLRWCIRHYEAERQLAEDLLTDLEALNKRGRLPRNRESPLAPPKSKSR
- a CDS encoding class I SAM-dependent methyltransferase, with the protein product MTRTAEDWNPAYDNDTAPWVIGEPQRAIIALEKEGWIRGRVLDIGAGAGEHTIALTALGYDVTGIDLSPSAVEYARRNAAAKGVPAARFLVADAVRLGSDAHAAAELGVFDTIVDSALFHVFREEPEDRAGYVRALHALCRPGGLVHVLALSDVEEGFGPRISDDLIRESFGAGWELEDLSPSRYRGRATALVAGNLAGLDVSADGIVDAAAWLARIRRV